The DNA sequence GACCGTGAAAGGGCAATGTAACGCCTGCCATACTAGCTTAATCGTTGCTCAGAATAGCGGTAACCGAGAGCAATGGCGTGAAACCATTCAGTGGATGGTCGACACTCAAGGGCTGTGGGATCTGTCTGATACTTGGGATCCGGTATTGGATTACCTCAGTACCTACTATCAAGACAAAGGCATCGATATGAACAAGTATCGTCGTAAGCCTATTGATAGCGCCTTGATGCCACCTATGCCGGGAGACATCCTATGATCATCAATCGATTAAAGCGGACCTCTCTTACGAATGGAATTGTTGCGAATGGAGCTGTTGTTAATAGAGCTATAGTTAATAGAGTTGTTGCAAATAGAGCTATTGCGATAGCCGCTGCAGCAGTAGTTTTGTCGCTGTCTGCGTGTACTGATGAAAAGCCGAGCACTGAAGATAAAGTTGCCTCGCGAGTCGAATCATTGGGCATGGAGTCGGAACCAGCGCCGAAGCTTAAAGCGGAAGCTAAAACTGAGGTTGAAACTCTTGTCGATAGCAAGGTAATCACTGAGGATTACATTCCGAGCTTAGTTGCAGGTGAAAAGTTGGTTCAGAATCTATGTAGTCAGTGTCATGGTGACAAGATCATTCCCTTCGTACAATCTTATCCAAACATCAAAGGTCAGAAAGCAGGGTATATTCTTAAGCAGCTGCGCAATTTTAAAAGCGATGAGCGCCAAGATTTGTACATGCAGTCGGTGGTGAAACACCTTTCGGATGAAGACTTACAAGATGCGGCGGCGTTTTATAGCACGTTGAAGCCATTGGATTTATACAATCGCACTAAAGAGTATTATCACCAATAGGTGAGGCTTTCTGGGAAGTTGGTTAAGTAGGTTTTTACGAGATTCGATAGGTAAAACAGTAAATAAAACAAAGGGCTGCGATTATGCGGCCCTTTGTCGTTGTTGTTTGTGATAAGCGTTTATGCCAGTGGTTAAGCCGCTTTGATGTGCGTGGTAATGTATGGTTGCCATGCTTGTTGATAAAGCTCTAAAGATTGGCGTCTTAGGCTATTAATTTGTGCCGCTTCAATGTCATTGATAGGGCGTTGTTCTGCAATTGCGTGACGCTCAATGCCTTGGATGATTTCGTAAAGCTCGTGCTCAGGGCCACTTTTCACATCAGCAATCGCTTTTAAGTGAAGTTGAACCTCTGCAATGATGTTGGTCTTTGGCAAACGAACCAACAAGTTAAGGTCACGGTAACCAGAGTCGGCTGGTGATTTAAACTTGTTTTTCAGCTTAACAACGTCTGCTTCACGGCTTAGCGCTTCGTAAACTTCAACCAAGCTCTCTACATCGTTCGCGATGATAGTTGCACGGGCTAAGTCCGTAATTTTTGTCACATCACCATCAAGCTCAAGGGCGATTTTTTCTTCTGCACGAGCTTGAGATTTAACGCCAGCAAATAGCGCTTCAGAATTGGTGAGTAGGGCAGTACTTTTACAGATAGTTTCTAGTTCAGCTTGGCCTTGATGTGCTTTGCTGTACAGAATATCGAAGTCGGTGTAAGGCTGAGTCGGGCGTGAGTCGAAGGCTTTGATGCCGTAAAGGCCACTCAAACTATGACGGAATACGTTTGATGAAACTTGGTTTTGCGCAGGAGTGCGCGTTTGATCAGTCGAACTTGTTGAAACAGGTGCTGCTGCGAATGCAGGCGCTCGGCTCAATACCAATAGCATTAGGGCCGTCGTACGGAGAAATACACTCATTCAAACTCCAAAATACAAGGTTACAAAAACGGGTAGTCAAAAGGGGTAACCAGTAACGCATAAGAGTAAAAACAGCTTAACTAAACTCACTACATATTAAATGGGGCTAGCTAAGACAGAAACCAACTCTAACGTTTAATATTGCTTTAAAATGTGAAGATATAGACAAATAATCCAACCGTTAGTTCCACAATTATCAGAACTTTGAACTTAGCCAGTTTCTGATTTTATCGAAACCAATGTGGTACTTTAAACCAAGCTAAGGTTGCTCTTACCTCTCTATACTGTACCCTTGTATTATGACTGTTTAACATGAACGAAAGATGAATAATCCTGAATTTTGGCACAATAAATGGGCAGCCAACCAAATTGGTTTCCACCTCGAAGATGTAAACCCACTTCTGATTAAATTTTGGGAAAAGACTGAGCCTAGCTACGAGAAGAGTGTGTTTGTTCCACTTTGTGGCAAAAGTGAAGATCTGATTTGGCTAGCTTCAAAGCATGAAGATGTTCAAGGTGTCGAGTTAAGCCAGATAGCGGTTCGCGCATTTTTTGCAGAGCACCTTTACACCCCGACTGTGACTCAAATCAGTGGTCAGCACGAGCTGTATCAATTTGATGAACTGAACATCTACACGGGTGATTACTTCTCAGCGCCAATCCAGCCTGTCGATACCATTTATGATCGCGCGTCTTTAGTCGCATTGCCTGAAGAGATGCGAGTGCAGTATGTAGAGCGTTTGAAACAACGACTGAAACCGGGTGGTAAGATCCTTCTAGTAACTCTGGATTACGACCAAAACGAGATGGCAGGGCCTCCGTTTAGCGTACCTAAACTAGAGATTGATCAGTTGTTCGCGGGATACAAAATCACATTGTTGAATCAAGATATTGCAGACGATGAACATCCGAAGATTGCCAAAAAAGGCTTGTCTCGATTTAGTGAAGAAGTGTACTTGATTGAGTCAGACGCTTAAGCGCAGTGAACTCTCTAGCGAAAAAACCGCTTCAATAAAAAAGATAACACCAACAAAAAGACGGGCTCGATAGCCCGTCTTTTTTATTGTTCAGAATGGAATCGCTGGTTAGTAAATTACTTTTACTTTAGAAGCACTCTCAATTGCATCTTCAATCGCTGTCTCAGTGCTGTTGCGACGAGTCAGTGCCACACCTAGACGACGGCGACCATCGATATCAGGCTTACCAAACAAGCGAACTTGCGTTTGTGGTGCGTCTAGAGCTTCTGTAAGACCTTCAAAACGAATATTGGTTGAAGTGCCTTGACCAAGGATAACCGCTGATGCACATGGACCGTATTGCGTGATTGATTTGATCGGCATACCAGTAAAGGCGCGTACGTGCAGTGCGAATTCCGATGAGTCTTGAGACATCAGAGTCACTAAGCCAGTATCGTGTGGGCGAGGGGACACTTCGTTGAAGATCACGTGGTCGCCTTTAACAAACAGCTCGACGCCGAAGATACCGTGACCACCTAGTGCATTAACCACTTGTTCAGCGGTGTATTGCGCGGTTTTAAGTGCATTGTCTGACATGACTTGTGGCTGCCATGACTCACGGTAATCACCATCTTCTTGGCGGTGACCGATAGGCGCACAGAAATGAACGCCATCAACAGCGCGAACGGTTAGAAGCGTAATTTCGTAATCAAAGTCGATGAAGCCTTCAACGATTACGCGACCCGCGCCAGTACGA is a window from the Vibrio splendidus genome containing:
- a CDS encoding c-type cytochrome: MIINRLKRTSLTNGIVANGAVVNRAIVNRVVANRAIAIAAAAVVLSLSACTDEKPSTEDKVASRVESLGMESEPAPKLKAEAKTEVETLVDSKVITEDYIPSLVAGEKLVQNLCSQCHGDKIIPFVQSYPNIKGQKAGYILKQLRNFKSDERQDLYMQSVVKHLSDEDLQDAAAFYSTLKPLDLYNRTKEYYHQ
- a CDS encoding thiopurine S-methyltransferase, which encodes MNNPEFWHNKWAANQIGFHLEDVNPLLIKFWEKTEPSYEKSVFVPLCGKSEDLIWLASKHEDVQGVELSQIAVRAFFAEHLYTPTVTQISGQHELYQFDELNIYTGDYFSAPIQPVDTIYDRASLVALPEEMRVQYVERLKQRLKPGGKILLVTLDYDQNEMAGPPFSVPKLEIDQLFAGYKITLLNQDIADDEHPKIAKKGLSRFSEEVYLIESDA
- a CDS encoding RelA/SpoT domain-containing protein, with translation MSVFLRTTALMLLVLSRAPAFAAAPVSTSSTDQTRTPAQNQVSSNVFRHSLSGLYGIKAFDSRPTQPYTDFDILYSKAHQGQAELETICKSTALLTNSEALFAGVKSQARAEEKIALELDGDVTKITDLARATIIANDVESLVEVYEALSREADVVKLKNKFKSPADSGYRDLNLLVRLPKTNIIAEVQLHLKAIADVKSGPEHELYEIIQGIERHAIAEQRPINDIEAAQINSLRRQSLELYQQAWQPYITTHIKAA
- the purT gene encoding formate-dependent phosphoribosylglycinamide formyltransferase codes for the protein MFGTATRENATRVLLLGSGELGKEVAIECQRLGLEVIACDRYADAPAMQVAHRSHVLDMLDGDALQAVIELEKPDYVVPEIEAIATSKLVELEAQGLNVVPTANATKLTMNREGIRRLAAEELKLSTSPYRFADTFEDFAAAVEFVGMPCVVKPVMSSSGKGQSVIKTEEDIQKSWDYAQEGGRTGAGRVIVEGFIDFDYEITLLTVRAVDGVHFCAPIGHRQEDGDYRESWQPQVMSDNALKTAQYTAEQVVNALGGHGIFGVELFVKGDHVIFNEVSPRPHDTGLVTLMSQDSSEFALHVRAFTGMPIKSITQYGPCASAVILGQGTSTNIRFEGLTEALDAPQTQVRLFGKPDIDGRRRLGVALTRRNSTETAIEDAIESASKVKVIY